One stretch of Bombina bombina isolate aBomBom1 chromosome 7, aBomBom1.pri, whole genome shotgun sequence DNA includes these proteins:
- the LOC128636430 gene encoding uncharacterized protein LOC128636430, which produces MEAYQQQSREALILLCQERDIPIRSKNKDLLIQALVEYDNSQITPVEVPGEMSAAVGGDSSGSGDPLDCYLQTVLKHMGSVDASLRMELITKFYERQAAERQAAALAAERQAAERQAEREYQLQLERLERGVVSPVVSEPRDPPAPRVRAENFPTLEKDGDVDVFLRSFEKVCRQFQLPREQWAKYLTPGLIGPALEAFAELPPEFDQDYDSIKAALQRRYNLTPEVYRKKFRSLQKGLSESYITAVGNLRTAFKQWVRGIKVATMEELEDLIVKEQFIQLCQAGVQEWVLDRKPKTALEAGELADFYTANRSAENGRKSFSKGGSTCKGAAARPPFTKPVVPLSSVSAPSGKGGAGAASGQGDTRRCFVCNKVGHISSTCPERINLGQSAGGSNPSEVPASVLFVTCPEENNHENLQPVTVGDKVTFGLRDTGAEVTMVHPKLVNSESIIPGKTLAVKGIGGMKLAVPMARVYLDWGMGRGLRNVGVSENIPNDVLLGTDLGRLLSLYAILYCSLPVLEDFVDL; this is translated from the exons atggaggcataccagcagcaatctagagaggcacttatactcctatgccaggagcgggatattccaatacgttcaaagaacaaagatttactaatacaagctcttgttgaatatgataacagccaaatcacaccagttgaagtcccaggagagatgtctgcagctgtgggcggtgattcatcaggatctggggatccattggactgttatttgcaaactgttcttaaacatatgggctcagtggatgcaagtttacgcatggaactgattacaaagttttatgaaagacaggctgctgaacgacaggctgct gctctggcagctgaaagacaggctgctgaacgacaggcggagagagagtatcagctacagcttgaaAGGTTGGAGAGAGGggtggtctcacctgttgttagtgaacctagagacccccctgctcccagagtgcgtgcagagaattttcccaccctggagaaagatggagatgtggatgtattcctgcgtagctttgagaaagtttgcagacagttccagttgccaagggagcagtgggccaaataccttacccctggcctgataggtcctgcactggaggcgtttgctgaactacccccagagtttgatcaggactatgattccattaaagctgcactacagaggagatacaatcttactcctgaggtgtacaggaaaaaattccgttctctgcagaaaggtttgtcagagagctatattacagctgttgggaacttgaggacagcctttaaacagtgggtcagaggaataaaagttgccactatggaggagctggaagatttgattgtgaaggagcaatttatacAGCTGTGCcaagccggagttcaagaatgggttttagatcggaagcccaaaacagcattggaagctggcgagctggctgatttttacacagctaacaggtctgcagagaatgggaggaaatccttttctaaggggggatccacctgtaaaggagctgctgcacgaccccccttcacaaaacctgttgtgcctttatccagtgtgtctgctccctctgggaaaggaggggcaggtgctgcatctgggcagggagatacccgcagatgttttgtttgcaacaaagtgggccacatcagctccacttgcccagagaggattaacttggggcaatcagctggagggagtaatccctcagaagtaccagcatctgttttgtttgttacctgtccagaggaaaacaaccatgagaacttgcaacctgtgactgttggagataaggtaaccttcgggctaagggacacaggtgcagaagtgactatggtgcatccaaagctagtgaactctgagagcattatccctggaaagactctagcagttaaagggattgggggaatgaaacttgcagtgcctatggcacgtgtatatcttgattggggaatggggagaggtttaagaaatgtgggggtatctgaaaatattcctaatgatgttttactgggtactgatttgggtagattgttatctctttat GCTATATTGTACTGCAGCTTGCCTGTTCTAGAGGACTTTGTTGATCTCTAA
- the LOC128636431 gene encoding transcriptional regulator Myc-A-like, which yields MALDSSSQSQNYDYDSMKPYFYFEEEQQQHSKLQPPAPSEDIWKKFELFTTPPVSPSHMSSLSSLLSSSEGQLEMVTEFLGGDIVNPSFIHEPDDETLVKSIIIQDCMWSGFSAAAAKSEKAVSEKLPSYQLSRKEGSLSSHNQPQQQILQKTCSGHESPVRSSRSYLQDPSSGCIAPSVVFPCPVSATISKANPTHLVKDLTMDTPPISSDRNSSTPPFSSDRNSKQDDEPDHDEGKEETDVVTLEKRQLASKKAELSSCSQRSQPHRNSALKRCHVCNDHHNYTAPPSTKADCPSSKRTRLESKTSVLDQVSNHSKCTSPRTPGQKRSHNRPSHNVLERQRRKELRLSFIALRDQIPEIANNEKASTLVILKKATEYVLSMREDERWLSREVDELRIRNKQLKEKLNQLRKFSF from the exons ATGGCTCTCGATTCATCTTCCCAGAGTCAGAACTATGACTATGACTCAATGAAGCCGTATTTCTACTTTGAGGAGGAACAGCAGCAGCACAGCAAATTACAGCCTCCGGCCCCCAGTGAAGACATCTGGAAGAAGTTTGAGCTCTTTACCACCCCACCAGTTTCTCCCAGTCACATGTCCAGTCTTTCCAGCCTGCTTTCATCCTCTGAAGGCCAGTTAGAGATGGTCACTGAGTTCCTGGGAGGGGATATAGTGAATCCGAGCTTTATACATGAGCCTGATGATGAGACCTTGGTCAAATCCATAATTATACAGGATTGTATGTGGAGTGGCTTCTCAGCAGCAGCAGCCAAGTCGGAGAAAGCGGTCTCTGAAAAGCTTCCATCTTACCAGTTATCCAGGAAGGAGGGCTCCTTGTCTTCACACAACCAGCCTCAGCAGCAGATTCTGCAGAAGACTTGCTCTGGCCATGAAAGTCCAGTAAGGTCCAGTCGTAGCTACCTGCAGGACCCTAGTTCTGGCTGTATTGCTCCATCTGTGGTTTTTCCATGCCCAGTCAGTGCAACAATCTCAAAAGCCAACCCAACCCACCTGGTCAAAGACTTAACCATGGATACTCCACCCATCAGCAGTGACCGCAATAGCAGTACTCCACCCTTCAGCAGTGACCGCAATAGCA AACAAGATGATGAACCAGACCATGATGAAGGTAAAGAGGAGACTGATGTTGTCACCTTAGAGAAAAGGCAATTGGCATCAAAGAAAGCTGAATTAAGCTCTTGTTCACAGAGATCCCAACCTCACCGCAACTCAGCTTTGAAAAGATGTCATGTATGCAATGATCATCACAATTATACTGCACCTCCCTCTACCAAAGCCGATTGCCCTTCCTCAAAAAGGACACGGTTAGAAAGCAAGACTAGTGTCCTCGATCAGGTCAGTAACCACAGTAAATGCACAAGCCCAAGGACACCAGGCCAGAAAAGGTCACATAAC AGACCGTCACACAATGTCTTGGAAAGACAAAGAAGGAAAGAGCTTAGGTTGAGTTTCATTGCTCTCCGTGACCAGATACCAGAAATAGCAAACAACGAGAAAGCATCAACACTTGTAATCCTTAAAAAAGCAACAGAATATGTTCTTTCAATGCGGGAAGATGAGCGATGGCTTTCAAGAGAAGTAGATGAGCTGAGGATTAGAAATaaacaattaaaagaaaaacttaATCAGCTAAGGAAGTTTAGTTTTTAA